tgcatagtgtagtatgattaaaccgatcccatgtactccGGAAGTGACGAGcgtaacctcgacgaagtagtgacgaggctatgacaggaCACCCACGTCGTAAACCTGTGCAGATGGTAGTATATGTATAAAATGACAACAAATAAAAGCTAAACAAGTACTATTGGAAGGAGGACACGCTAAGGGGATATAGGATACGAGAGATACAATGAAAATGATAACCAGAACAATCAATGTGCCTTCAACCAGCAAAAATAATTAAGCAAAATTATgaaaattgcacggcatcaccattcgtgcttttactctcaaccttacAATAAAACAATGATATTGAACGctatcacccttcgtgattttactctcactCATAGTATAAATCAAtagaaatggcacggcatcaccctttctcataacatggcacgacatcactcttggtgcattaacactcacaatatggcacgacatcaccctatgtgcattaactctcacaaactgcacggcatcacccttcatgcattgaCACTCTCCCTTACCACATAAAAATAAACAAGTTATAACGCGGAgatagaataacaagaacaacccTTACTTCAACAATGGTTCCACAATCCCAATCTCAACTTTGAAATAAATACTCAATTATTACCAAAAATCCATATACACGATAAGAATGATCAATTTAACaaataactagtctaagcatggataacatgatcaaagTAAGCAATAATTGCAAGGAACAAATCCCTCCCGCATGCTTTAACCATACAACAACGCATAAGCACTCGTCACCCCACATATAAGTTGCACCCAACATCTAAGCATGTAGAAAATAGATAAACAAGTCCTTTTCCCTCAattcaaggttaaccacgacacttaccttgaTCCAAAGGATcaattcaaagctcaaccacgactttgcctttcaaacaagtcTTTGAACCAATAGAATTTAGCAAATTACCAAATTAAGCCTTGGGAACTACCTGCAATTGCAAAGAATTTAATTTAGgttattattgaaaaagtcaactcccgggctcgcttggtccaaacccgaaattcagaccaaaacccgattacacattcaCCTCCGAGCCTGATTCtgtaatttgttttggaatctgacctcaatttgaggtctaaattcccattttacaaaaatccctaattttacccgaacccccaatttccaccatgaaaatacaAGATATTAGGTTGAAATATTAGGAAATGTAATGAaatattgaaagaaactagtttagtgTCACTTACCAGTGATTTAGGGAAAACaagttctttgaaaaatcgcctctagggtttctaagtttgaaaatttgagagaaTGAACAAAAATCCCATTTTCTCAACTGTTTGATCAGCTggagatgtcgcatttgcgacttggggtttgcaaatgcgaagaaacaatcgcaaatgcgaagttgtTCCATTACTATTGTCATCGCATTTGTGatgatttgttcgcaaatgcgaactttgaCCTTCCGCAAATGCAATcgtttgatcgcaaatgcgatcattaTACCCCCTGAAccacttcgcaaatgtgaacatgAGGTGACCCAGCtacacttcgcaaatgcgatgagttGCTCATAAATGAGAATTTATTAGAAGCTGTAAATGCAaagcctgacctcgcaattgcagGAGGCTGACAGGAGATAAgaagcaaagagaaaaggaatAGCAGGAGGCTTGTCAACTTCAACGACCAATATATTCAAATCCTAAGGGAGGAGGGTATCTCTAGCGCGCAGATACAACCTCGCTATTTTAAAGAACAAAAACACTTCAGTAAAAGATGGGCAAGAGATATTATGCTCAGTAACAGATAATCTTATTGAAATCTGCAAAAGCACGCTAGGGAATTGGCATAGAGGGATGCGAGAAATTTTTTGATGTAAGCACATGGTTTTTACTGAAAAACGTGAAGCATGTCTACTAGTCTGGGAAGGGAACAACAAAGCACAAGTGTGGAGGGTTGCAAATACCACAAATAGAGCAGTTGGGACGtgaatttgggattaaactacaAAAAGGGAGGAAAACATGCTCTCACATAGAAGGGCACGCTAGAAGGTAGAGCATGCTGGACCTGGATGCTTTTGATACTTGAGCATACAATACTTTAGCTCAATTTCTATCGAAGCCGGAGATGCACGCATGGCATGCGCATGGGTTGGAAAGCTGTCCAGCAAGAAAGCACGCACACAGGGTTCTTGACATTGTTTATTGCACGCTGCATCATGGGCtttaattcaaaataatcatggaCAATGAATTGTTCCTCTCGATGCTGGAGATGCACCCATGGCTTTCGCAAGAGGCGAGAAAGACACTCAACAGGAAAGCATGCGCATTGGGTCTTGACAACAAAAAGTTGGGACATGTTTTATTGGGAATGCTTATGGCAGCATTCAAAACAGAAGCAGCTGGGGCGTGCCTTATTGGTACAACATTTTTAAATTACAACAGGGATACAAACCTGTTTTCACAAGGAATTGAAAGCTGGAAATGAGACGCATACTGGACAAGGAATTGGAATTTGCTATTTTGGTTGTGCATGTATTAACACAGTGAAGAAATGTCACCATACTTGCACGAATGCAGCGTTTATGGGATATCGCAGATCAGAGGATTCCAGTTCGACAAGAAGAATAGGCTAAACTAACAACACTCTTGGGCAAGTTTACTGAAGAACTTGCTCGAAGAGGAGCATATCTCGGTGGGATGGACAATTTATTTAACATCAAACTTTGGAAGGTAAAGCTCAAGGTGCACTCAATAGGACAAACATCTGGTGGATCAGGAGGGTTTGCACAAGCATACATCATCAAGAAAGTTGGGCAAAATCAAGAATTCAAATGCACAATTTTGATAATACGCTATTTGTTAAAGTTCAAATTTTATTCCTTTCATTTGGTAGGATACCATGACATTGTATTTTGATTTTtaagtttttaatataaaaaactagccctaggcattTGCCTAGCGGTCtgccaaaacaaaaaaaaattgcgAGGTCTGAGGCCTCACCAGATCTGGAACACACTAGCacattcctaagtccaaatttcactccgtagcctatccaagactgacccgagccctcggagctccaaaccaagcatgcacacaaatccaataacatcatacgaacttgctcgcgtgatcaaatcgctaaaataacacctagaactttGAATTGAGCATCGAATCAAAGGTAATTTTCAAGAAAATCATGAACTTCTAATTCACAAATGGaagtccgaatcatgtcaaatcaactCTACTTCTCACCGAATTTGACAGACAGGCCGTAAATATTGTATTCGACCTATACCGGGGTTttgaaccaaaatacggacccgatatcaataaagtcaaaccTCGGTCAAACATTTCAAAGTCATTAAGCTTTTAAACTTTTAAATTTCAACAAAGACCgataactcgggctagggacttccgagtttgatttcgggcatatgcccaagtcccaaatcaccataCAAACTCACCTGGACCGTCAAAATATAAATAccggtctgtttgctcaaaaaacattgatcgaagtcaactcaaatggattttaagttaaaaatttcttattttctcaATTTTTAACATTAAAGCTTTTCGGAAAATACCCGGACTGCGCACATAAATCGAGGAGGGATAAGATGGGGTATTTAAGGCTTCAAAGCACAAAATTAGGTTCAAAAACATAAGATGACATattgggtcatcatattctccacctttaaaataaccgttcgtcctcgaatggacatagaaaagtacatgggctggtgaaaaggtgtggatatctactccgcatgtccgaCTCGGGCTCCCAAGTAGCTACCTTGACGGGCTAACCTCTCTACTGTATTCAAACTGAAGGATAACtgttcgacctcaactgacgaacctgtcggaCTAGAATAGGcaccggctcctcctcaaaagtcaaatccttgtccaactagacagagatgaaatctaacacatggacGGATCTCTATGATACTTCCGGAGTATGGGCACATGGAACACAAGATGAACTGCTGATAAGCTAGGTGCCaatgcaagcttgtaagccacatctcccactctctcaagaatctcaaaaggtctgatatacctaggactcaacttgcccttctttctgaacctcatcacacccttcatgggtgatacccgaagcaacactctctcttcGACCATGAATTCAACATCACGAACTCTACGGTTGCCATAACTCTTCTACCTAGACCGAGCTGTGTGAAGTCGATCTTGAATAATAtttaccttatccaaggcatcctgtaccaaatctgtgcCCAACAACCAAGCGTCCCTCGGCTAGAACCATCCAACTAGCGAaagacaccgcctaccatataatgcctcatagggagccatctgaatgctcgactagtagttgttATTGTAGGTAAACTCCGCAACtagtaagaactgatcccaagaacgtccgaagtctataacacaagtgtggaacatatcctccaatatctgaatagtgcgctcggactatccgttcGTTTAAGGATGAAATGACATGCTCAACTCAACCTcgtgcccaactcatgctgtactTCCCTCTAGAAGTGCGAGGTGAACTATGTACCTCGATCAAAAATGATAGGCACGGGCACACTGTGAAGACGAATGATCTCGCGGATGTAAATCttagccaaccgctctgaagaataagtaactTCCATATGAATGATATGCGCTGACAAGGTCAGcttgtccacaatgacccaaactgcatcgaacttcctctgagttcatgggagtccaacaacgaaatccatagttaTACGCTCcaatttccactcaggaatctataacttctaaagcaaaccataggtctctgatgctcatactttactttctgacaatttagacactgaGCTACATATACAACTATATCCGTCTTCACctttctccaccaataatgctgccgcaagtcctgatacatcttggcggcatccggatgaatagagtaccggaaaTTGGAggctcctcaagaatcaactcatgaacTTCATCCACATTatgcacacaaacacgaccctgcatcctcaaaactccatcatctccaacagtaacctgcttggcatcaccatgctgcaCTGTGTCCccaaggacaagcaaatgagggccATCATACTTCCGCTCCCTAATGCGCTCAAACAATGAAGACtgagcgactgtacaagctaaaACACAACTTAActaaaaacatccaacctcacgagctgattggccaaggtctgaacatctaatgcaagcggtctctcacagACTGGAATGAACACAAGGCTGCCCATATTCActaactttctactcaaagcatcaaccactatattggccttcccgggatgatacaagatggtgatatcatagtctttcaaaaGCTCCGACCAACAACTCTGCCCCAAATTGAGCTCATTCAGTTTGAATAAATACTTCAAGCtccgatgatccgtgaatacctcacacgacacgtcgtaaagatagtgcctccaaatctttagtgcatgaacaatggctaccaactctaagtaatgaacatggtaattcttctcataaacCTTCAGCTGCCACGGTGCATATGCAATCACCCTGTCATCATGCATCTATACcataccaagtccaatacgatatGCAACACAATATACCATGTAAGATAataaacctgtgggcaataccaatactattgtcgtagtcaaagcagtcttgagcttctgaaagctcgccttacactcatctgaccatctgaacggggcacccttttgggtcaacctggttaaTGGGGCTGCTATATCTAAGAACCCCTTtgcaaaccgatggtaataacctgcTAATCCCAAGAAATTCGGGATCTACGTAGCTGAAGTGGCTCTAGGCCATTTCTGAACTGCCTCattcttcttaggatccacctgaatgccctCTATTGATACTATGTTCCCCAAGAAAGCAcctgagtccaaccaaaacttgCATTTTGAAACCTTAGAATATAATTGGCTGTCACTTAGAGTCTGAAGTACAATCCGAAGATGCTGCTGGTGCTCTTCTCGATTGTGGGagtatatcaagatatcatcaataaacacaatcacaaaggaatccaaattgGTCTTGAATACTCGGTTCATCAAACCCATAATTGTTGCTGGGGAATTTGTCGGCCTAAATGACATCACtggaaactcataatgcccgtacctaGTCGGAAGaactatcttagggacatcagatgccctaatcctcaactgatggtagccagacctcaaatcaatctgaatctgatcaaataagtcatcaatcctcggcaattgatacttgttcttgatggtaactttcTTTAATTGTCtttaatctatgcacatcctcattgatccatcccttttcttcacaaataacatagGAGCACCCCAGGGCAAGACACTGGGTCttatgaagcccttatcaagcaaatcttgcaactgctcgttcaattctttcaatttcgaTGGGGCCATATAGTACGtcaaaatagaaatgggctgagtgctcgaaACCAAGTCAATACAGAAGTCGATATCCTTGTTtggtggcatccccgacaggtctacaggaaacacctctggaaactcatgaTAAGtggtactgaatccatggaaggaacctctgcactagaatcgcggacataagctaaataagctagacaccccttctcgaccatatgtcgagccttcacatatgatATAACCATGCTGGTAGAATATCTAGgggtccctctctactctaataGAGGAAATGCTAACAAGGCTAAGgtcaatcttggcatgacaatccaatatagcgtgATAAGGTAAGAGCCAATCCATAcctaagataacatcaaaatataccatatcaagaagtagaaggtctacacgagtctcaagactcccaatggtAACCACACATAAATGATAAACATGATCTACAATGATAACATCTCCTATATGTGTAGACACATGTACaaaagcactcaaagaatcacaaggTATAACCAAATATGAAGTAAAATAGGATGAAACATAGGAATAAGTAGAAgccggatcaaatagaactgcaacatctctactgcaaactgaaacatCACATGTGATAACAACGCCAGATGACCAAGCCTCAGGCCTGGTTGGAAAagtataacatcggggttgggcctcACCACTATGAACTATATCTCTAGGACGAGCCctggctggctggcctccacctctagcgatTTGACCTCCATCTCTAAATGtatgacctccacctctagcagtctgacccctacctctagctagtTGAGTGAGCGGTGAAGCACCCAGTGCTAGGACCAAGGCACAAGAACCCTAATGCTGTGAACTGCTCcatgctcgagggaaaaatctagcaatgtgcctcggattACCACAAGTATAATAAGACCTCGGCTACTGAGACTGCTGACTCTGAAACTGACCCTGTCGATCTGAGTAACAACCCTGAAAGCTTTGGAGCgaaggtgcactaataggagctggtggtgcactatagctAGCTGATCAGAATAAGTCATATGAgggccacgaccacctgaagcactgtgGGATACCTGGAGTACTGAATAAAATgtcctgggaggatggcctctaccaaaagtaccccttcCTCTAGATGAGGAACCACTAAACCCACTAAAATGATGAGGCTTCTTGTCAGACCCCTGGCCTTCCCCCTATGCAAGAACTATCTCGACTCGCCTGGCGACATTGGCAGCCGTCTGAAAAAGAAATATCACTCctggtctccttggccatctgcaaCTAGATAtgctgagcaagtccctcaataaatctccccaccctctctctcggtaggaaccAGAAGTGTATCATGACGGGCCAAATCCACAAATAGGTTCTCATACTGAGTGACAGACATGCTGCCATACCGAAGATGCTCGAAATACATGTGATAATCCTCTGTCACTGTgacaggaaggaacttctcaataAATATCAGAGAGAACCGGTCCCAAGTAAGAGCAGACAACCCAGCTGGTTTGGTCAATACAAAGTCCTTCCACCAGCTCTTGGCGGAACCCATCATCTGAAACACAATAAAATCGACCACagtggtctccactatccccatgttcctcaGCACCTCATGGCAACGATCAAGATATTCCTGCGGGTCCTCAAAAGGTATACCACTAAAGTGAACTTGGAAGATCTTGGcgaacttgtccaatctcaataaGCCTTCAGAAGACGTTGTTGGTCCATCACCGGCCTGTGATGCAACTACCGGCTAAAATACCACACCTGGCTAAGCTGTTGGAGTTTGGTactagggagccatctactccgaagtgtgagtagtaggagtctgtgctcctcccctagctTGAGATACGGCTGATGCCATAGGAAATATGCTGGCATGGGCCAcattctccataaggcccactaaacggaccaaagcgtcctgaagcgctggggtagcgatgaacccctccggGGCCTGAGCTGGTCCAACATGCACAATTtgggctggaacctcctcatcaaactccatCTGAGGCTTTACTACTGGTTCTACTGCTCGaactctgggctgagctctatCGCTGCCTCGGCCCCTGGCACGAACTCGGCCTCGACCCCTGTCCCTCGTAGAAGTGGCCACTAGAAGCTCTGGCTGCTGTTCAGTTCAAGATGCAGTActtgttctcgccatctgcgagagaacaagagtagaagagtTTAATTAGCAATGGGAGAACAAAATCCCATGATAGAGAAGAATATAACTGAAATTTGTTCCTAAACTTCATAGCCTccagaagataagtacagacgttttcgtaccgatcctccagactctactaagcctgctcgtgaattgtgagacctaggaaacctagtgctctaattCCAACTTATCATGACCCGGAATTCCCATATTCGAGACTGTGatagcgcctaacatttcacttgctaggaaaGCCAATGTTAGAGAACCATTAAgccaatttttgttcaatttcaATAAACACAGTAAGTTAAGCCAAAATGAAATAAACTTGAGTTAAAAATAACTATAATCCAGATCAGGAGTCACAACTCACAAGCTTTTAAGATTTTCTACATATagagtttgaaagaaatacaactaTTTTAAGCGAAAGAAATAGTAAACTAGTAAAATAGAAGGGTACTTCAAGGTTTGCGGATGTCATCAgatctacctcaagtctccaatGAGTGAATCGAAGCTTCTATGCCTAACGAACAGCTAGGGCCAGTACCAAAGTCTTCAcaagaagtgtagagtgtagtattagtataaccgaccccatgtagtCCATAAGTGTCgcgcctaacctcgacaaagtagtgacgaggctatgatagGATAACCACATCGTAAATTTGTGCAGTTGAAAGTATATGTacaaaataacaacaaataaaagcCAAACATGTACTATTGGGATGGGGACATGCTAAGGGGTTCAAGATACGAGAGATACAGTGGAAATGATAACCAGAATAATCAATGTGCCTTCAACCAGTAAAAATAATtaagcacgacatcacccttcgtgattttactgtAAACCTCACAATGAAATAATGAtactgcacggcatcactcttcgtgcttttactctcactcATAGTATAAATCAATCAAAATAacacgacacgacatcacccttcgtgtattaactCCCATAACatggaacgacatcacccttcgtgcattaatactcACAAATGGCCCGACATTACCCTTCGtacattaacactctcccttac
This sequence is a window from Nicotiana sylvestris chromosome 3, ASM39365v2, whole genome shotgun sequence. Protein-coding genes within it:
- the LOC138887024 gene encoding uncharacterized protein, translating into MEFDEEVPAQIVHVGPAQAPEGFIATPALQDALVRLVGLMENVAHASIFPMASAPVVASQAGDGPTTSSEGLLRLDKFAKIFQVHFSGIPFEDPQEYLDRCHEVLRNMGIVETTVVDFIVFQMMGSAKSWWKDFVLTKPAGLSALTWDRFSLIFIEKFLPVTVTEDYHMYFEHLRYGSMSVTQYENLFVDLARHDTLLVPTEREALGASPLTQLARGRGQTARGGGHTFRDGGQIARGGGQPARARPRDIVHSGEAQPRCYTFPTRPEAWSSGVVITCDVSVCSRDVAVLFDPASTYSYVSSYFTSYLVIPCDSLSAFVHVSTHIGDVIIVDHVYHLCVVTIGSLETRVDLLLLDMIQIDLRSGYHQLRIRASDVPKIVLPTRYGHYEFPVMSFRPTNSPATIMGLMNRVFKTNLDSFVIVFIDDILIYSHNREEHQQHLRIVLQTLSDSQLYSKVSKCKFWLDSGAFLGNIVSIEGIQVDPKKNEAVQKWPRATSAT